From the genome of Perca flavescens isolate YP-PL-M2 chromosome 1, PFLA_1.0, whole genome shotgun sequence, one region includes:
- the saa gene encoding serum amyloid A has protein sequence MKMLLAGIVLILIVETSAQWYNFPHEAFQGARDMWRAYSDMREANWKDSDKYFHARGNSDAASRGEGGRWAAEVISNAREWVQERTGHGAEDSAADQKANEHGRSGGDPNDYRPPGLPGKY, from the exons ATGAAGATGCTTCTAGCAGGAATTGTTCTGATTCTAATTGTGGAAACCAGTGCCCAGTGGTACAACTTTCCTCATGAAGCTTTTCAAG GAGCTCGTGATATGTGGCGAGCATACAGTGATATGAGGGAGGCCAACTGGAAAGACTCAGACAAATACTTTCATGCCAGAGGAAACAGTGATGCTGCCAGCAGAGGAGAAGGGGGAAGATGGGCAGCTGAGGTTATCAG TAATGCCAGAGAGTGGGTGCAGGAAAGAACTGGTCATGGTGCTGAGGACTCTGCTGCTGATCAGAAGGCAAACGAGCATGGGCGCAGCGGAGGAGATCCCAACGATTACAGGCCACCGGGACTTCCTGGAAAATATTAG